A stretch of the Panicum virgatum strain AP13 chromosome 9N, P.virgatum_v5, whole genome shotgun sequence genome encodes the following:
- the LOC120693508 gene encoding uncharacterized protein LOC120693508, producing the protein MATLSSRSSRASASRAQGGEAAEQVRSPVPYRVGPLAYSPAVLCQCRRKTPCWTAWSNENPGRRYYRCPAGMAPGDCGFFQWVDREATPYERTLLCDLRDAVWSLRRENAEANRVIEMMQSDNAELRHLKAKLQKEKEELMQKLGQTEATMVEMVDKIKEGNRCWLSRCLVVFVVVAILFGLMLVKV; encoded by the exons ATGGCAACTTTGAGTTCGCGCTCGTCTCGAGCATCAGCATCGAGGGCGCAAGGAGGTGAAGCGGCGGAGCAGGTGAGGTCGCCGGTGCCGTACCGAGTGGGGCCTTTGGCGTATTCGCCTGCAGTGTTGTGCCAGTGCCGCCGGAAGACCCCGTGCTGGACCGCATGGAGCAATGAAAATCCTGGCCGAAGATACTACAGGTGTCCTGCGGGAATG GCGCCAGGGGACTGCGGGTTCTTTCAGTGGGTTGATCGTGAGGCGACACCATATGAGCGGACATTGCTATGTGATCTGCGTGATGCTGTTTGGAGCTTGAGAAGGGAAAATGCAGAGGCCAACCGGGTCATTGAGATGATGCAGAGTGATAATGCAGAGTTAAGGCACTTGAAGGCGAAACTGcagaaggagaaagaagagtTGATGCAAAAGCTGGGACAAACTGAAGCTACAATGGTTGAGATGGTCGACAAGATTAAGGAAGGGAATAGATGCTGGCTGTCTAGGTGCCTGGTTGTGTTCGTTGTAGTAGCCATCTTGTTTGGATTAATGTTGGTAAAAGTGTGA
- the LOC120688379 gene encoding SNW/SKI-interacting protein A-like: MATLKDLLPAPKTSASTFYDHSSDPWFQERYGGESAQASAAARPAGAARTIPPYGKRAGFVPRRPEDFGDGGAFPEIHVAQYPLGMGRRDDKGGSKILALTVDAHGSVAFDAVVKQGENAGKIVYSKHSDLVPKIATSDSQAPDDDEEQKQIEETTERTKAALEKVVNVRLSAAQPKNVPTHDSESKFIKYKPSQQSAAFNSGAKERIIRMSEMAVDPLEPPKFKHKRVPRASGSPPVPVMHSPPRPVTVKDQQDWKIPPCISNWKNPKGYTIPLDKRLAADGRGLQEVQINDNFAKLSEALYVAEQKAREAVQMRSKVQRELMLKEKERKEQELRALAQKARMERTGVPSAPSAVPAGGGRGAVDAIDEDMDMEQPREPREQHRESREEREARIERDRIREERRRERERERRLEAKDAAMGKKSKITRDRDRDISEKIALGMASTGGAKGGEVMYDQRLFNQDKGMDSGFATDDQYNIYSKGLFTAQSTMSTLYRPKKDGDSDVYGDADEQLEKVMKTERFKPDKAFTGASERTGKRDRPVEFDKQEENDPFGLDQFLTEVKKGKKAVEKIGGGGTMKASGGSSMRDDYDGGSGRSCINFERGR, translated from the coding sequence ATGGCGACCCTAAAGGATCTCCTCCCGGCGCCCAAGACGTCGGCGTCCACCTTCTACGACCACAGCAGCGACCCCTGGTTCCAGGAGCGGTACGGCGGGGAGTCGGCGCAGGcgtcggccgcggcgaggcccgCGGGCGCCGCCAGGACCATCCCTCCGTACGGGAAGCGGGCGGGGTTCGTGCCGCGCCGACCGGAGGACTTTGGGGATGGCGGCGCCTTCCCGGAGATCCATGTCGCGCAGTATCCGCTCGGCATGGGCCGCCGCGACGACAAGGGCGGGTCCAAGATCCTCGCGCTAACCGTCGACGCGCATGGGAGCGTCGCCTTCGACGCCGTCGTCAAGCAGGGCGAGAACGCCGGCAAGATCGTCTACTCCAAGCACAGCGACCTCGTGCCGAAGATCGCCACGTCCGATTCGCAGGCgccggacgacgacgaggagcagAAGCAGATCGAGGAGACCACAGAGCGGACCAAGGCTGCCTTGGAGAAGGTTGTCAACGTCCGCCTCTCAGCTGCTCAGCCCAAGAATGTGCCGACACATGATTCTGAGTCCAAGTTTATTAAGTATAAGCCGTCACAGCAATCAGCGGCCTTCAATTCAGGTGCCAAGGAGAGGATCATTCGGATGTCGGAGATGGCGGTGGATCCTCTTGAGCCGCCAAAGTTCAAGCACAAGCGTGTGCCCCGGGCGTCTGGGTCGCCACCTGTGCCGGTGATGCACTCGCCACCGCGGCCAGTTACAGTGAAGGATCAGCAGGATTGGAAGATCCCACCGTGCATTTCTAACTGGAAAAATCCAAAGGGTTACACAATTCCACTTGATAAGAGGCTGGCGGCTGATGGAAGAGGGCTACAGGAGGTGCAAATTAATGACAACTTTGCAAAGCTTTCTGAAGCATTGTATGTGGCAGAACAGAAGGCGAGGGAGGCAGTACAGATGCGCTCCAAGGTCCAGAGGGAACTGATGCTgaaggagaaggagagaaaGGAGCAAGAGCTGAGGGCTCTTGCCCAGAAGGCTCGCATGGAGAGGACTGGTGTCCCATCTGCGCCATCAGCTGTGCCTGCTGGTGGTGGCAGGGGAGCAGTTGATGCTATCGATGAAGATATGGATATGGAGCAACCACGTGAACCGCGTGAGCAGCACAGGGAGAGTAGAGAAGAGAGGGAAGCGAGGATTGAGCGTGATAGAATCCGTGAGGAGCGCAGacgtgagagggagagagagaggaggctgGAAGCCAAGGATGCTGCAATGGGCAAGAAGAGTAAGATCACGAGAGACAGAGATCGTGACATCAGTGAGAAGATTGCTCTGGGTATGGCAAGCACTGGTGGTGCCAAAGGTGGTGAGGTCATGTATGACCAGAGGCTGTTCAACCAGGACAAGGGTATGGACTCCGGGTTTGCCACGGATGATCAGTACAACATCTACTCCAAGGGGCTCTTCACAGCGCAGTCTACGATGTCTACATTGTACAGACCTAAGAAGGATGGTGATTCTGATGTGTATGGTGATGCGGATGAACAGTTGGAGAAGGTTATGAAGACTGAGAGGTTCAAGCCTGACAAGGCTTTTACCGGTGCTTCCGAGAGGACTGGCAAGCGAGACAGGCCTGTGGAGTTTGATAAGCAGGAGGAGAACGATCCCTTCGGTCTGGATCAGTTCTTGACTGAGGTGAAGAAGGGAAAGAAAGCTGTGGAGAAGATCGGAGGCGGAGGCACCATGAAGGCAAGTGGTGGGTCCTCAATGAGGGACGATTATGATGGAGGATCTGGGAGGTCCTGCATTAATTTTGAAAGGGGGCGTTGA
- the LOC120692261 gene encoding acyl carrier protein 2, mitochondrial-like isoform X2 — protein sequence MAAARSLILRHLRLAAAPSSAASLRPAAALQEALSGRRWMSSEEAKGSFLDKSEVTDRIIKVVRNFQKIDDPSKALLSECCQNMRV from the exons atggcggcggcgaggagtctGATTCTGAGACACCTCCGCTTGGCGGCGGCCCCGTCGTCAGCGGCGTCCCTcaggccggcggccgcgctgcAGGAGGCCCTGTCGGGGCGGCGATGGATGTCCTCAGAAGAGGCAAAGGGGTCGTTCCTGGACAAAAGCGAAGTCACGGACCGCATCATCAAGGTCGTCAGGAACTTCCAGAAGATTGACGACCCCTCCAAG GCTCTATTAAGTGAATGCTGTCAGAACATGAGAGTTTAA
- the LOC120693338 gene encoding translation initiation factor IF-2-like — protein MKFTVNLAQRTCSCRYWQLSGLPCCHAISAIYKSSKNLDDFINPCYSITEYLKTYQFCLQPVEGQESWPVSKMPRPYPPAYVKMPGRKKTKRTREVGEKPAGTKISKVGVKMACSLCKKTTHNIRKCPYNKQAGKRKNAHIKRDAKRQRKQNEAATSTPGPSVQPQGQPRPAPRAAPAHQAPRAAPVHQAPRAAPVHQSPAAPVHQAMKSIPRRSGGLQYLLFGDNY, from the exons ATGAAGTTTACAGTCAATTTAGCTCAGAGAACATGTAGTTGCAGGTATTGGCAACTTTCAGGACTTCCATGTTGCCATGCAATCAGTGCTATCTACAAGTCCTCAAAAAATTTGGACGACTTTATAAATCCATGTTACTCAATCACAGAGTACTTGAAAACCTACCAGTTCTGTTTGCAACCTGTAGAAGGCCAGGAGAGTTGGCCAGTTTCTAAAATGCCAAGGCCATATCCTCCTGCTTATGTAAAGATGCCTGGAAGAAAGAAGACCAAGAGAACAAGGGAGGTAGGTGAGAAGCCTGCTGGAACAAAGATAAGCAAGGTTGGAGTCAAGATGGCATGCAGCCTttgcaagaaaacaactcacAACATTAGAAAATGCCCTTACAACAAGCAAGCAGGCAAGAGGAAAAATGCACACATCAAAAGAGATGCTAAGAGGCAGAGAAAGCAAAATGAGGCTGCAACATCTACTCCTGGCCCAAGT GTACAACCTCAGGGACAGCCAAGGCCTGCACCGAGAGCAGCACCGGCTCATCAAGCGCCGAGAGCAGCACCAGTTCATCAAGCCCCGAGAGCAGCACCAGTTCATCAATCCCCGGCAGCACCGGTTCATCAAGCCATGAAAAGCATCCCGCGTAGGAGTGGAGGCCTTCAGTACCTGTTGTTTGGTGATAACTACTGA
- the LOC120692261 gene encoding acyl carrier protein 2, mitochondrial-like isoform X1, which produces MAAARSLILRHLRLAAAPSSAASLRPAAALQEALSGRRWMSSEEAKGSFLDKSEVTDRIIKVVRNFQKIDDPSKVTPDAHFKNDLGLDSLDTVEVVTALEEEFGFEIPDNEADKIDSVKVAVEFIASHPQAK; this is translated from the exons atggcggcggcgaggagtctGATTCTGAGACACCTCCGCTTGGCGGCGGCCCCGTCGTCAGCGGCGTCCCTcaggccggcggccgcgctgcAGGAGGCCCTGTCGGGGCGGCGATGGATGTCCTCAGAAGAGGCAAAGGGGTCGTTCCTGGACAAAAGCGAAGTCACGGACCGCATCATCAAGGTCGTCAGGAACTTCCAGAAGATTGACGACCCCTCCAAG GTAACACCAGATGCCCATTTCAAGAATGATCTTGGCCTAGACAGCTTGGATACAGTGGAGGTTGTCACGGCCCTGGAAGAGGAATTCGGATTCGAGATACCTGACAATGAAGCTGACAAAATTGACTCCGTCAAAGTTGCTGTTGAGTTCATTGCCTCACACCCGCAAGCGAAATGA